From Gopherus flavomarginatus isolate rGopFla2 chromosome 16, rGopFla2.mat.asm, whole genome shotgun sequence, a single genomic window includes:
- the LOC127035431 gene encoding uncharacterized protein LOC127035431: MSDGGFYITLPSNASSAVFPQNTISNFTIRLIKPLDLPGAWEVGLVEIQYPHSWNTINEDTPFEITFEDMKWNFILRRGYYSTIPELLEHMNSTMARHQGPPEMVMNYDPVGRKVRLKSTNFNYGFSTGGELANILGLGPKRNVQKFPFSADITGGFNSLYLYTDIVEHQFVGDFSVPLLRCVPVQGRNNEFVTITYDKPHYVPVSKHHIDTITIEIKTDQNRHVSFRFGKVIIKLHLRPRRERGF, from the coding sequence atgagcGACGGCGGGTTTTACATCACTTTGCCCagcaatgccagctctgcagtttttccCCAAAACACCATCTCGAACTTTACAATACGGCTAATTAAGCCCTTGGATCTCCCGGGTGCCTGGGAGGTGGGGTTAGTGGAAATACAATACCCGCACAGCTGGAACACTATCAATGAAGACACCCCTTTTGAAATTACCTTTGAAGATATGAAGTGGAATTTCATCCTACGACGAGGTTATTACTCGACCATACCTGAATTACTGGAGCATATGAACAGCACCATGGCTCGTCACCAAGGACCGCCTGAGATGGTCATGAACTACGACCCTGTAGGTAGAAAAGTGAGACTTAAATCTACCAATTTTAACTACGGGTTTTCTACTGGCGGGGAACTAGCTAACATTTTGGGTTTGGGCCCAAAACGCAACGTCCAAAAATTTCCCTTCTCAGCAGACATTACAGGGGGTTTTAACTCCTTGTATCTGTACACGGATATTGTAGAACACCAGTTTGTGGGGGACTTTTCTGTTCCCCTGTTACGCTGCGTCCCTGTCCAAGGAAGGAACAATGAGTTTGTTACCATCACCTATGATAAACCTCATTACGTTCCTGTTAGTAAACACCACATCGACACCATTACCATTGAAATAAAGACAGATCAGAACAGACATGTCTCATTTCGCTTCGGCAAGGTGATCATCAAGCTGCATTTGCGACCGCGGAGAGAGCGAGGtttctaa
- the LOC127035428 gene encoding uridylate-specific endoribonuclease D-like, which produces MGGEAIVNSGLSLFAIPGEGEPWEIPSFYSVSDSEIKRVSEMLYSADVNKATSHEIVLNLQHKISSDQTGEGQDYASQKLFSYVDEDALFSKPTFARLLALLNNYERMTGKEEVLITSKSQEVDAFLDEIFQTQVMEKLTQFFLSEGIYLSENDFKADLKEMWFGLYSRSKGAAMDSSGFEHVFHGEIKSGKVSGFHNWVHYYELEKNGQINYLSYSYDGPWTGYPDIMAFQYRWTGYLKSVGSFFIGSSPEFELAVYTLCYKTRPNKLCTLSLDGKSAQIQTYSWANSEYGAGKQYLASSYPNSP; this is translated from the exons ATGGGGGGCGAGGCCATAGTGAACTCTGGTCTGTCTCTTTTTGCCATCCCAGGAGAAGGTGAGCCATGGGAGATCCCCTCGTTCTACTCTGTCTCTGATAGTGAGATCAAGAGAGTCTCTGAGATGCTGTATTCTGCCGACGTGAACAAGGCCACCAGCCACGAGATTGTCCTCAACCTGCAGCACAAGATCTCCTCTGACCAGACTGGGGAAGGCCAAGACTACGCCAGCCAGAA GCTCTTCAGCTACGTGGATGAGGATGCCCTCTTCTCCAAACCCACCTTTGCCAggctcctggctctgctgaaTAACTACGAACGCATGACGGGCAAGGAGGAGGTGTTGATCACCTCTAAGAGCCAGGAAGTGGATGCTTTCCTGGATGAAATCTTCCAGACCCAGGTGATGGAGAAGCTGACCCAGTTCTTTCTTTCTGAAG GGATCTATTTGTCGGAGAATGACTTCAAGGCAGACCTGAAGGAGATGTGGTTTGGGCTTTACTCGCGCTCGAAGGGAGCGGCCATGGACTCCTCTGGCTTCGAACACGTCTTCCACG GTGAAATCAAGAGTGGGAAAGTCTCAGGCTTTCACAACTGGGTCCATTACTATGAGCTGGAGAAGAACGGGCAGATCAATTACCTGAGCTACAGCTATGATGGGCCT TGGACCGGCTACCCTGACATCATGGCCTTCCAGTACCGCTGGACGGGTTATCTGAAGAGTGTTGGCTCCTTCTTCATTGGCTCCAGCCCCGAGTTTGAGCTGGCCGTGTACACACTGTGCTACAAAACCAGGCCCAACAAGCT GTGCACGCTCAGCCTTGATGGGAAATCGGCTCAGATTCAGACTTACTCCTGGGCCAACTCGGAGTACGGAGCAGGCAAGCAGTACCTCGCCTCCTCGTACCCCAACTCCCCctga
- the LOC127035580 gene encoding uncharacterized protein F54H12.2-like: MAFVHCGSEECTKSELDLFQIAPTQTSIEKSIYIEVPPLSAVTESAPIDFFIAGNGIDYMDLNNTLLYLCCKIVKGDGTELAADAEVGLVNYPVASIFSQLDVTLGDRLVSQSNNCYPYRAFIESVLNYSDDTLATQFSAGLFYKDTAGQHEKTELDGENLGFVKRAKLTAQSRTVELLGHLHSDLFFQEKLLLNGVDVKIKLTRSKDAFCLMGSAAEGFKLRIVSASLFVKKVRVAPGVRLGHAEALLAANAKYPVDRVGMKVFSIPAGSRVPTKPLQPDFEAGRCVREYMNLVQTAGKHMKDRSLLIDREEFAQGYTLFAFDLSPDQECADHYSLIKTGNLRAEIRFGKALTVTVNMIVYGVFDNVIEINQRRNVLFDYM; encoded by the exons ATGGCTTTTGTTCACTGCGGGTCTGAAGAGTGCACCAAATCCGAACTAGACTTGTTTCAAATAGCCCCTACGCAGACCAGCATCGAGAAAAGCATTTACATCGAGGTGCCACCTCTATCGGCCGTTACGGAGTCTGCCCCCATTGACTTTTTTATAGCAGGGAATGGCATAGATTATATGGATTTAAACAACACGCTGCTTTACCTGTGTTGCAAGATTGTAAAAGGAGACGGAACTGAACTTGCTGCGGACGCTGAAGTGGGCCTGGTGAATTACCCCGTGGCCTCTATTTTCAGTCAGTTGGATGTTACGCTGGGAGACCGCCTTGTAAGCCAAAGCAACAACTGTTACCCTTACAGGGCCTTTATAGAATCAGTGCTCAATTACAGCGATGACACCCTCGCCACGCAATTTTCTGCCGGCCTGTTTTACAAAGACACTGCTGGACAACATGAAAAAACAGAGTTGGATGGAGAGAATCTAGGGTTTGTGAAGCGTGCAAAGCTGACAGCCCAGAGCAGAACGGTAGAGCTGCTGGGCCATCTACACAGTGAcctgttttttcaagaaaaacttttGTTAAACGGAGTGGATGTGAAAATTAAACTGACACGCAGTAAAGACGCCTTCTGTTTAATGGGCAGTGCGGCTGAAGGCTTTAAACTGCGCATTGTATCAGCGTCCCTTTTTGTGAAGAAAGTACGGGTGGCCCCGGGTGTCCGTTTGGGGCATGCAGAGGCCCTGCTTGCCGCTAATGCTAAATACCCCGTGGACCGTGTGGGAATGAAAGTGTTTAGCatccctgcaggcagcagg gtACCGACCAAGCCTCTGCAACCGGACTTCGAGGCAGGACGCTGCGTGAGAGAATACATGAATCTGGTACAGACAGCTGGTAAACACATGAAAGATCGTTCTCTGTTAATCGACCGTGAGGAGTTTGCACAGGGTTACACCTTGTTTGCCTTTGACCTGTCTCCCGACCAGGAATGCGCAGATCACTATTCCCTGATTAAAACTGGGAACCTGAGAGCAGAAATACGGTTTGGAAAGGCTTTAACGGTTACCGTCAATATGATTGTGTATGGAGTTTTTGACAATGTCATAGAAATAAATCAGAGAAGAAACGTTCTGTTTGACTACATGTGA